A window from Carassius gibelio isolate Cgi1373 ecotype wild population from Czech Republic chromosome B3, carGib1.2-hapl.c, whole genome shotgun sequence encodes these proteins:
- the LOC127952592 gene encoding gastrula zinc finger protein XlCGF8.2DB-like, whose protein sequence is MKMKEERPDLNDVEEEYQDQKDQDVNGEKSVICNIKKTDVKRPFSCSQCGKSFTRKGHLKNHLLTHTSEKPYSCSQCGKSYAQKGNLNNHLVTHASEKPFSCSQCGNTFNRKASLEKHMLIHAGIKPYICSECGKSCTYKENLKTHMLIHTGIKSFSCSQCKKTFTHKSGREKHMLIHTQIKSFCCSQCGNAFSRKACLEKHMFIHTGIKPYSCSECGKSFTQKGQLNNHLVTHTSEKPFSCSQCGNTFSRKVCLEKHMLIHAGIKPYSCSECGKSYTQKGALKNHLVSHTSVKPFSCSQCGKSFTQKGHLKDHLVTHTSVKPFSCSQCGKSFTYKSTLKRHMFIHTG, encoded by the coding sequence ATGAAAATGAAGGAAGAAAGACCAGATCTGAATGACGTGGAGGAGGAATATCAGGATCAGAAAGATCAAGATGTCAATGGAGAAAAATCTGTAATttgcaacattaaaaaaacagaCGTCAAAaggcctttcagctgctctcagtgtgggaAGAGCTTTACACGGAAAGGACACCTTAAAAATCATTTGTTAACTCACACTTCAGAAAAGCCTtacagctgctctcagtgtggaaagagttacgCACAGAAAGGAAACCTTAATAATCATTTGGTAACCCACGCTTCAgaaaagcctttcagctgctctcaatGTGGAAACACTTTCAATCGTAAAGCAAGCCTTGAGAAGCACATGTTGATTCATGCTGGGATAAAGCCTTACATCTGCtctgagtgtggaaagagttGTACATATAAAGAAAACCTCAAGactcacatgttaattcatactggGATAAAGTCTTTCAGTTGCTCTCAGTGTAAGAAGACTTTTACACATAAATCAGGCCGTGAGaagcacatgttaattcatactcAGATAAAGTCTTTctgctgctctcagtgtggaaacgCTTTCAGTCGTAAAGCATGCCTTGAGAAGCACATGTTTATTCATACTGGGATAAAGCCTTACAGCTGCtctgagtgtggaaagagtttcacacagAAAGGACAACTTAATAATCATTTGGTAACTCACACTTCAgaaaagcctttcagctgctctcagtgtggaaacactttcaGTCGTAAAGTATGCCTTGAGAAGCACATGTTGATTCATGCTGGGATAAAGCCTTACAGCTGCtctgagtgtggaaagagttaCACACAGAAAGGAGCACTTAAAAATCATCTGGTATCTCACACTTCAGTAAAGCCTTTCagttgctctcagtgtggaaagagttttacgcAGAAAGGACACCTAAAGGATCATTTGGTTACTCACACTTCAGTAAAGCCTTTCagttgctctcagtgtggaaagagttttacatatAAATCAACCCTTAAGAGACACATGTTTATTCATACTGGGTAA